Genomic window (Escherichia fergusonii ATCC 35469):
TCCAGAAATTGCCCATTTTATTCTATTTTTAGCTGGACTTTCCCTGTATTTACTGATGATATATCCAGGTATTTAGCGCGGTGCGGATGTGCGCCAACACACCCGCACCGCTCATCACAATCACTATTTCAGGAGAATAGCAGTTATGACTGACACGCATTCTATTGCACAACCGTTCGAAGCAGAAGTCTCCCCGGCAAATAACCGTCAATTAACCGTGAGTTATGCGAGTCGCTACCCGGATTACAGCCGTATTCCCGCCATCACCCTGAAAGGTCAGTGGCTGGAAGTCGCCGGTTTTGCCACCGGCACGGCGGTAGATGTCAAAGT
Coding sequences:
- the symE gene encoding endoribonuclease SymE produces the protein MTDTHSIAQPFEAEVSPANNRQLTVSYASRYPDYSRIPAITLKGQWLEVAGFATGTAVDVKVMEGCIVLTAQPPAAEESELMQSLRQVCKLSARKQKQVQDFIGVIAGKQKVA